One stretch of Equus przewalskii isolate Varuska chromosome 9, EquPr2, whole genome shotgun sequence DNA includes these proteins:
- the LOC103547702 gene encoding zinc finger protein 792-like isoform X2 encodes MASEALTSHTHVSVTFEDVAVDLSQEEWELLDGTQRLLYHDVMLENFALVASLGLASSRFHVVAQLELRGETWVPDKADMTPATARGPWVGGLDLVNGKLLVLNGG; translated from the exons ATGGCTTCAGAAGCACTTACCAGCCATACACAT GTCAGCGTGACCTTTGAGGATGTGGCTGTGGACTTATCTCAGGAGGAGTGGGAGCTTCTTGATGGGACTCAGAGACTGCTGTACCatgatgtgatgctggagaattTTGCACTTGTGGCCTCACTGG GACTTGCATCTTCCAGGTTCCACGTGGTTGCCCAACTGGAGCTCAGGGGAGAGACCTGGGTGCCTGACAAGGCAGACATGACTCCAGCCACAGCAAGAGGGCCCTGGGTTGGGGGACTGGACCTGGTAAATGGGAA gTTGTTGGTTTTGAATGGAGGATGA
- the LOC103547702 gene encoding zinc finger protein 792-like isoform X3, with the protein MASGFVFKVSVTFEDVAVDLSQEEWELLDGTQRLLYHDVMLENFALVASLGLASSRFHVVAQLELRGETWVPDKADMTPATARGPWVGGLDLVNGKLLVLNGG; encoded by the exons ATGGCTTCTGGATTTGTTTTTAAG GTCAGCGTGACCTTTGAGGATGTGGCTGTGGACTTATCTCAGGAGGAGTGGGAGCTTCTTGATGGGACTCAGAGACTGCTGTACCatgatgtgatgctggagaattTTGCACTTGTGGCCTCACTGG GACTTGCATCTTCCAGGTTCCACGTGGTTGCCCAACTGGAGCTCAGGGGAGAGACCTGGGTGCCTGACAAGGCAGACATGACTCCAGCCACAGCAAGAGGGCCCTGGGTTGGGGGACTGGACCTGGTAAATGGGAA gTTGTTGGTTTTGAATGGAGGATGA
- the LOC139073456 gene encoding LOW QUALITY PROTEIN: zinc finger protein 773-like (The sequence of the model RefSeq protein was modified relative to this genomic sequence to represent the inferred CDS: inserted 2 bases in 1 codon): MGAVNVGKPTAKTPTLFGTRKFTLERGLMSALNAAKLRAETPTLFGLKIQAGERPYECDKCGKAFNNKPMLVQHQRVHTGERPYVCSECGKLFSHNSSLXVHHRIHTTARPYECSECGEAFSYKKRLVQHQRMHAGERAPECSECGKAFSKKCRLVQHQRIHTTERPYECSECGKFFRQSSILIEHQRIHTGATPFNCSECGKSFRCKITLVLHQRIHTGERPHKCSECGKFFRQSSGLVSHQRVHTGEKPHECMKCGKFFSQNSSLMIHQRVHTGERPYECSKCGKLFSHKSSLIKHQRSHL, encoded by the exons ATgggtgcagtgaatgtgggaaagcctacAGCAAAAACTCCAACCTTGTTCGGCACAAGAAAGTTCACATTGGAGAGAGGCCTTATGAGTGCATTGAATGCGGCAAAACTTAGAGCAGAAACACCCACCTTGTTCGGCTTAAAAATTCAagctggagaaaggccttatgaatGTGacaaatgtgggaaagcctttaacAACAAACCCATGCTTGTTCAACaccagagagttcacactggagaaaggccttatgtgtgcagtgaatgtgggaaattgTTTAGCCATAACTCGTCTTT TGTACACCATAGAATTCATACCACAGCAAGGCCTTATGAATGCAGCGAATGTGGGGAAGCCTTTAGCTACAAAAAGAGACTTGTTCAACATCAGAGGATGCATGCTGGAGAAAGAGCTCCTGAGTGTAGTGAATGTGGTAAAGCCTTCAGCAAGAAATGCAGACTTGTTCAGCACCAGAGAATTCACACTACAGAAAGACCTtatgaatgcagtgaatgtgggaaattctttaGGCAAAGCTCTATCCTTATTGAacaccagagaattcacactggggCAACACCTTTTAATTGTAGTGAATGTGGAAAATCCTTTAGGTGCAAAATCACACTTGTTCTGCACCagagaatccacactggagaaaggcctcataagtgcagtgaatgtgggaaattctttaGGCAAAGCTCTGGCCTTGTTTCacatcagagagttcacactggtGAAAAGCCACATGAATGCATGAAATGTGGGAAATTTTTTAGCCAAAATTCCAGCCTCATGATACaccagagagttcacactggtgaaaggccttatgagtgcagcaAATGTGGGAAATTATTTAGCCACAAGTCCAGCCTGATTAAACATCAGAGAAGTCACTTGTAG
- the LOC103547702 gene encoding zinc finger protein 792-like isoform X1: protein MPFTHSLTFPQVSMASEALTSHTHVSVTFEDVAVDLSQEEWELLDGTQRLLYHDVMLENFALVASLGLASSRFHVVAQLELRGETWVPDKADMTPATARGPWVGGLDLVNGKLLVLNGG from the exons ATGCCCTTCACTCACAGTCTCACTTTCCCACAGGTTTCCATGGCTTCAGAAGCACTTACCAGCCATACACAT GTCAGCGTGACCTTTGAGGATGTGGCTGTGGACTTATCTCAGGAGGAGTGGGAGCTTCTTGATGGGACTCAGAGACTGCTGTACCatgatgtgatgctggagaattTTGCACTTGTGGCCTCACTGG GACTTGCATCTTCCAGGTTCCACGTGGTTGCCCAACTGGAGCTCAGGGGAGAGACCTGGGTGCCTGACAAGGCAGACATGACTCCAGCCACAGCAAGAGGGCCCTGGGTTGGGGGACTGGACCTGGTAAATGGGAA gTTGTTGGTTTTGAATGGAGGATGA